Proteins encoded by one window of Massilia sp. NR 4-1:
- a CDS encoding HAMP domain-containing protein: MNDMTELPEELDLRLILSTLMALKKGDFSVRMPSDWTGISGKIADTLNDIIENNEKLVKAVTDVSRVVGREGRLTQRAAVPTVSGGWSTIISSVNTLIDDLVRPTTEMARVIGAVAKGDLSQTMALEVDGHPLKGQYLRAATTANTMVEQLSSFSSEVTRVAREVGTEGKLGGQAQVKGVAGTWKDLTDSVNSMAGNLTSQVRNIAEVTTAVANGDLSKKITVDVRGEILQLKDTINVMVDQLRSFASEVTRVAREVGTEGKLGGQAYVPGVGGTWKDLTDNVNFMASNLTGQVRNIAAVTTAVANGDLSKKITVDVKGEILELKNTINVMVDQLSSFASEVTRVAREVGTEGKLGGQAQVKGVAGTWKDLTDSVNSMAGNLTGQVRNIAEVTTAVANGDLSKKITVDVKGEILELKNTINVMVDQLNSFASEVTRVAREVGTEGKLGGQANVLGVAGTWKDLTDGVNSMAGNLTGQVRNIAEVTTAVANGDLSKKITVDVKGEILELKNTINVMVDQLSSFASEVTRVAREVGTEGKLGGQAYVPGVGGTWKDLTDNVNFMASNLTGQVRNIAAVTTAVARGDLSKKITVDVKGEILELKDTINVMVDQLSSFASEVTRVAREVGTEGKLGGQANVSGVAGTWKDLTENVNQLAANLTNQVRAIAEVATAVTRGDLSRSIQVEARGEVSYLKDNINEMIRNLKETTQKNAQQDWLKTNLARFTRLLQGQRDLQAVTKLILSELAPLVSAHHGVFYMMDSQEYDARLRMIASYGYRSSRKLPTSFLPGEGLVGQCALEKVRIWLTDVPRDYIVVSSGLGAAPPTNIVVLPILFEQQVKAVIEIASLDRFTETHLSFLDQLMESIGVVLNTIEANSRTESLLTQSQSLAQELQQTNQELAEKARLLSEQNIEVERKNREVEQAKLALEDKATQLALSSKYKSEFLANMSHELRTPLNSLLILAQQLADNPEGNLSGKQVEFAKTIHGSGSDLLTLINDILDLSKIESGTVTLDVSEYRFLNLRNYVDRTFRHMAEAKHLGFSVELADTLPAALTTDTTRLQQVLKNLLSNAFKFTNHGQVSLVIGLVQSGWSSDHPNLGHADAVLSFAVSDTGVGIAADKLQLIFEAFQQADGSTARKYGGTGLGLSISRELARLLGGEIRVESTVGVGSTFTLFLPYNRSGFINYDTGRQPPVRLPAQPPKVVYTPPLPAEPAEIEGAGGFAAEQEADAETYGSTIDDRGLTAPGDPSVLIIEDDERFAKIVLDFAREKNFKGIVTHQGDSALSLARDYLPSAILLDLDLPDIDGFTVLDRLKRDPSTRHIPVHVMSSLRERERALRCGAISYLNKPVNKDALQEEFARIQKFLLGGKRNLLVVDDEQNQRDAIVTLIGDADLHISAVGTGQEALDALRTARFDCMVLDLTLPDISGFDLLDIIGKDASLRDLPIVINTAKELNRKEVAKLKRYAKTIVIKDARSPERLLDETALFLHRTQASLPEAQRRMLEEIHAADSGLAGRKVLIVDDDLRNIFALSSLLERQQMLVSFAENGRDGIEVLERDPTIEIVLMDIMMPEMDGYDTMRAIRRIPKFKSLPIITLTAKAMKGDRDKCIAAGASDYITKPVDVAQLLSLMRVWLH; the protein is encoded by the coding sequence ATGAATGACATGACCGAACTGCCCGAGGAACTGGACCTGCGCCTGATCCTGTCCACCCTGATGGCACTGAAAAAAGGCGATTTCTCTGTGCGCATGCCGTCCGACTGGACCGGCATATCGGGCAAGATCGCGGATACGCTCAACGACATCATTGAAAACAATGAGAAGCTGGTCAAGGCCGTGACCGATGTCAGCCGCGTGGTCGGCCGCGAGGGCCGCCTGACCCAGCGCGCCGCCGTGCCGACGGTTTCGGGCGGCTGGAGCACCATCATCAGCTCCGTCAACACCCTGATCGACGACCTGGTGCGGCCGACCACGGAAATGGCGCGCGTGATCGGCGCCGTGGCGAAGGGCGACCTGTCGCAGACCATGGCGCTGGAGGTGGATGGCCATCCGCTCAAGGGCCAGTATCTGCGCGCCGCGACCACCGCCAACACCATGGTGGAGCAGCTGTCCTCCTTCTCGTCCGAGGTGACGCGCGTGGCGCGCGAAGTGGGTACGGAAGGCAAATTGGGCGGCCAGGCCCAGGTCAAGGGCGTGGCCGGCACCTGGAAGGACTTGACCGACTCGGTGAACTCGATGGCGGGCAACCTGACTTCCCAGGTCCGCAATATCGCGGAAGTGACCACCGCCGTGGCGAACGGCGACCTGTCCAAGAAAATCACGGTGGACGTGCGCGGCGAGATCCTGCAGTTGAAGGACACCATCAACGTGATGGTGGACCAGTTGCGCTCCTTCGCGTCCGAGGTGACGCGCGTGGCGCGCGAAGTGGGCACGGAAGGCAAGCTGGGCGGCCAGGCCTATGTGCCCGGCGTCGGCGGCACCTGGAAGGACTTGACCGATAACGTGAACTTCATGGCGTCGAATCTGACCGGCCAGGTGCGGAATATCGCGGCCGTGACCACCGCCGTGGCCAACGGCGACCTGTCCAAGAAAATCACGGTGGACGTGAAGGGCGAAATCCTGGAACTGAAAAACACCATCAACGTGATGGTGGACCAGCTGTCGTCCTTCGCCTCCGAGGTGACGCGGGTGGCGCGCGAGGTAGGCACGGAAGGCAAGTTGGGCGGCCAGGCCCAGGTCAAGGGCGTGGCCGGCACCTGGAAGGACTTGACCGACTCGGTGAACTCGATGGCGGGCAACCTGACCGGCCAGGTGCGGAATATCGCCGAAGTGACCACCGCCGTGGCCAACGGCGACCTGTCCAAGAAAATCACGGTGGACGTGAAAGGCGAGATTCTGGAACTGAAAAACACCATCAACGTGATGGTGGACCAGCTGAACTCCTTCGCCTCGGAAGTGACGCGCGTGGCGCGCGAGGTCGGTACGGAAGGTAAGCTGGGCGGCCAGGCCAATGTGCTGGGCGTGGCCGGCACCTGGAAAGACCTGACCGACGGCGTGAATTCGATGGCGGGCAACCTGACCGGCCAGGTGCGGAATATCGCGGAAGTAACCACCGCCGTGGCCAACGGCGACCTGTCCAAGAAGATCACGGTGGACGTGAAGGGCGAAATCCTGGAACTGAAAAACACCATCAACGTGATGGTGGACCAGCTGTCCTCCTTCGCCTCGGAAGTGACGCGGGTGGCGCGCGAGGTCGGCACCGAGGGTAAGCTCGGCGGCCAGGCCTATGTGCCCGGCGTGGGCGGCACCTGGAAGGACTTGACCGACAATGTGAACTTCATGGCGTCCAACCTGACCGGCCAGGTGCGGAATATCGCAGCCGTGACCACCGCCGTGGCGCGCGGCGACCTGTCGAAGAAGATCACGGTGGACGTGAAGGGCGAGATCCTGGAACTGAAGGACACCATCAACGTGATGGTGGACCAGCTATCCTCCTTTGCCTCGGAAGTGACGCGGGTGGCGCGCGAGGTCGGCACCGAGGGCAAGCTCGGTGGCCAGGCCAATGTGTCCGGCGTGGCCGGCACCTGGAAGGACTTGACCGAGAACGTCAACCAGCTGGCGGCGAACCTGACCAACCAGGTGCGCGCGATTGCGGAAGTGGCGACGGCGGTGACGCGCGGCGACCTGTCGCGCTCCATCCAGGTGGAAGCGCGCGGCGAGGTGTCCTACCTGAAGGACAACATCAATGAGATGATCCGCAACCTGAAGGAAACCACGCAGAAGAACGCCCAGCAGGACTGGCTGAAAACCAATCTGGCGCGCTTCACCCGCCTGCTGCAGGGCCAGCGCGACCTGCAGGCCGTGACCAAGCTGATTCTGTCCGAGCTGGCGCCGCTGGTCTCGGCCCACCACGGCGTGTTCTACATGATGGACTCGCAGGAATACGATGCGCGCCTGCGCATGATCGCCAGCTACGGCTACCGTTCCAGCCGCAAGCTGCCGACGTCCTTCCTGCCGGGCGAAGGCCTGGTGGGCCAGTGCGCGCTGGAGAAGGTGCGCATCTGGCTGACCGACGTGCCGCGCGACTATATCGTGGTGTCCTCCGGCCTGGGTGCGGCGCCGCCCACCAATATCGTGGTGCTGCCCATCCTGTTCGAGCAGCAGGTCAAGGCCGTGATCGAAATCGCCTCGCTTGACCGCTTCACCGAAACCCACCTCTCCTTCCTCGACCAGTTGATGGAATCGATCGGCGTGGTGCTGAATACCATCGAGGCCAACAGCCGCACCGAATCGTTGCTGACGCAGTCGCAGTCGCTGGCCCAGGAACTGCAGCAGACCAATCAGGAGCTGGCGGAAAAAGCGCGCCTGCTGTCCGAGCAGAATATCGAGGTGGAACGCAAGAACCGCGAGGTGGAACAGGCCAAGCTGGCGCTGGAAGACAAGGCGACCCAGCTCGCGCTCTCGTCCAAGTACAAATCCGAGTTCCTGGCGAATATGTCGCACGAGCTGCGCACGCCGCTGAACTCCCTGCTGATCCTGGCGCAGCAGCTGGCCGACAACCCGGAAGGCAATCTGTCCGGCAAGCAGGTGGAATTCGCCAAGACCATCCATGGCTCCGGTTCCGACCTGCTAACCCTGATCAACGATATTCTCGACCTGTCCAAGATCGAGTCGGGCACCGTCACGCTGGACGTGTCGGAATACCGCTTCCTCAATCTGCGCAATTATGTGGACCGCACCTTCCGCCACATGGCCGAGGCCAAACACCTGGGCTTCTCGGTGGAACTGGCCGACACCCTGCCGGCCGCCCTCACCACCGACACCACGCGCCTGCAACAGGTGCTGAAAAACCTGCTGTCGAACGCCTTCAAGTTCACCAACCACGGCCAGGTTTCGCTGGTGATCGGCCTGGTGCAAAGCGGCTGGAGCAGCGACCACCCGAACCTGGGCCATGCCGACGCCGTGCTGTCCTTCGCCGTCAGCGATACCGGCGTCGGCATCGCGGCCGACAAGCTGCAGCTGATCTTCGAAGCCTTCCAGCAGGCCGACGGCTCGACCGCGCGCAAATACGGCGGCACCGGCCTGGGCCTGTCGATCTCGCGCGAGCTGGCGCGCCTGCTGGGCGGCGAAATCCGCGTCGAAAGCACGGTCGGCGTGGGCTCCACCTTCACCCTCTTCCTGCCGTACAACCGCTCCGGCTTCATCAATTACGATACCGGCCGCCAGCCGCCGGTGCGTCTGCCGGCGCAGCCGCCGAAAGTGGTGTACACGCCGCCGCTGCCGGCCGAACCGGCCGAAATCGAGGGCGCGGGCGGCTTTGCCGCCGAACAGGAAGCCGATGCCGAAACCTATGGTTCGACCATCGACGACCGCGGCCTGACCGCGCCGGGCGACCCTTCGGTGCTCATCATCGAGGACGACGAGCGCTTCGCCAAGATCGTGCTCGATTTCGCGCGCGAGAAAAACTTCAAGGGCATCGTCACCCACCAGGGCGATTCGGCCCTGAGCCTGGCGCGCGACTACCTGCCTTCGGCCATCCTGCTCGACCTGGACCTGCCCGACATCGACGGCTTCACCGTGCTCGATCGCCTGAAACGCGACCCGAGCACGCGCCACATCCCGGTGCATGTGATGTCCAGTCTGCGCGAACGCGAACGGGCCTTGCGCTGCGGCGCCATCTCCTACCTGAACAAGCCGGTCAACAAGGACGCCTTGCAGGAAGAGTTCGCGCGCATCCAGAAATTCCTGTTGGGCGGCAAACGCAATCTGCTGGTGGTGGATGATGAACAGAACCAGCGCGACGCCATCGTCACCCTGATCGGCGATGCCGACCTGCACATCAGCGCCGTCGGCACCGGCCAGGAAGCGCTCGACGCGCTGCGCACCGCGCGCTTCGACTGCATGGTGCTGGACCTGACCCTGCCCGATATCAGCGGCTTCGACCTGCTCGACATCATCGGCAAGGACGCCAGCCTGCGCGACCTGCCGATCGTCATCAACACGGCCAAGGAATTGAACCGCAAGGAAGTGGCCAAGCTCAAGCGCTATGCCAAGACCATCGTCATCAAGGATGCGCGCTCGCCCGAACGCCTGCTCGATGAAACCGCCCTCTTCCTGCACCGCACGCAAGCCAGCCTGCCGGAAGCACAGCGGCGCATGCTGGAAGAGATCCACGCCGCCGACAGCGGCCTGGCGGGCCGCAAGGTGCTGATCGTCGACGACGACCTGCGCAATATCTTCGCCCTGTCCTCGCTGCTGGAGCGCCAGCAGATGCTGGTATCGTTTGCCGAGAACGGGCGCGATGGCATTGAAGTGCTGGAGCGCGATCCGACCATCGAGATCGTCCTGATGGACATCATGATGCCGGAGATGGACGGCTACGACACCATGCGCGCCATCCGCCGCATACCCAAGTTCAAGTCCCTGCCCATCATCACGCTGACCGCGAAAGCGATGAAGGGCGACCGCGACAAATGCATCGCCGCCGGCGCCTCGGACTACATCACCAAGCCGGTCGACGTGGCCCAGCTGCTGTCGCTGATGCGGGTCTGGCTGCACTGA
- a CDS encoding bifunctional diguanylate cyclase/phosphodiesterase has translation MQIPKVLLVNDDPASLFALESLLAAEADRRGYELHTAVSGEDALRAVLRHEFAVILLDVSMPGMDGFDTADAIRSHPRAAAVPIIFITAHYADEVNRLRAYQNGAADYLFTPLVPQIVQAKVAVFTELARKSMQLRDQADELHKLNQSLRAQRQQEMERIGHELEQEMAERQQAERRAAELQTRDNLTGLLNRRSLVQQLEHAVATADRQRGEFALLFVNISRFRQVNDSLGHEVGDELLRHVAARLSAAVRVSDVVARLGGDEFAVLIEGNGAGANAARVAHKIGQAHARPFDIGIHRLKNVSSIGIALYPQDADNAQQLMKHADLALSHARASHAGGDEGSLKFFHDELNQLERERELWTSELRLALVSGQLEVLYQPQVDLATGRASGVEAQLHWRHPHQGLLAAPHFLADIQDRALLDRLDAWLIGAACAQAALWRDGPRPPGLSLPGFNAGGDAPVSSMTAGRAPLHLSLRLATTQLHTEIPARLLAEMRKHRLPAGSITLQLGEALLRAHNEAIEGVLHQLQSGGVHLALDDFGHAHFSLATCRKLGLDQMRIDAGFVRNIGTVEGGSDMVAAIVHLARALGMKVLALGVQNQSQLAVLRTVDCEQYQGELFCPPLPAQEVLPALYLNGHTPLAQEDFVNE, from the coding sequence GTGCAGATTCCCAAAGTCCTCCTTGTAAACGATGATCCCGCCAGCCTGTTTGCGCTGGAAAGCCTGCTGGCGGCCGAAGCCGACCGGCGCGGCTATGAGCTGCATACCGCCGTCTCGGGCGAAGACGCCCTGCGCGCCGTGCTGCGCCATGAGTTCGCGGTGATCCTGCTCGACGTGAGCATGCCCGGCATGGACGGTTTCGACACGGCGGACGCCATCCGTTCCCACCCGCGTGCCGCGGCGGTGCCCATCATCTTCATCACCGCCCACTATGCCGACGAGGTGAACCGCCTGCGCGCCTACCAGAACGGCGCCGCCGACTACCTGTTCACGCCCCTGGTGCCGCAGATCGTGCAGGCCAAGGTGGCCGTGTTCACCGAGCTGGCGCGCAAGAGCATGCAGCTGCGCGACCAGGCCGACGAACTGCACAAATTGAACCAGAGCCTGCGCGCCCAGCGCCAGCAGGAAATGGAGCGCATCGGCCATGAGCTGGAGCAGGAAATGGCCGAACGCCAGCAAGCCGAGCGCCGCGCCGCCGAACTGCAGACGCGCGACAACCTGACAGGCCTGCTCAACCGCCGCTCCCTGGTGCAGCAGCTGGAACACGCCGTCGCCACGGCCGACCGCCAGCGCGGCGAATTCGCCCTGCTGTTCGTCAACATCAGCCGCTTCCGCCAGGTCAACGACAGCCTGGGCCACGAGGTCGGCGACGAGCTGCTGCGCCATGTGGCGGCGCGGCTGTCGGCCGCCGTGCGCGTATCCGACGTGGTGGCGCGCCTGGGCGGCGACGAATTCGCGGTGCTCATCGAGGGCAATGGCGCCGGCGCCAATGCGGCGCGCGTGGCGCACAAGATCGGCCAGGCCCATGCCCGGCCGTTCGATATCGGCATCCACCGCCTGAAGAATGTCAGCAGCATCGGCATCGCGCTCTATCCCCAGGACGCGGACAACGCCCAGCAGCTGATGAAGCACGCCGACCTGGCTTTGAGCCATGCGCGCGCCAGCCATGCCGGCGGCGACGAAGGCAGCCTGAAATTCTTCCACGATGAGCTGAACCAGCTGGAACGCGAACGCGAGCTGTGGACCTCGGAACTGCGCCTGGCCCTGGTCAGCGGCCAGCTGGAAGTGCTGTACCAGCCCCAGGTCGATCTGGCGACCGGCCGCGCCAGCGGCGTGGAAGCCCAGCTGCATTGGCGCCACCCGCACCAGGGACTGCTGGCCGCGCCGCACTTCCTGGCCGATATCCAGGACCGCGCCCTGCTCGACCGGCTGGACGCCTGGCTGATCGGCGCCGCCTGCGCGCAAGCGGCGCTGTGGCGCGATGGCCCGCGTCCGCCCGGCCTGTCCCTGCCCGGCTTCAACGCCGGCGGCGACGCGCCGGTCAGCAGCATGACCGCCGGCCGCGCGCCGCTGCACCTGTCGCTGCGCCTGGCCACCACCCAGCTGCATACCGAGATTCCGGCGCGCCTGCTGGCGGAAATGCGCAAGCACCGCCTGCCGGCCGGCAGCATCACGCTGCAGCTTGGCGAAGCGCTGCTGCGCGCCCATAATGAGGCGATCGAGGGCGTGCTGCACCAGCTGCAGTCGGGCGGCGTGCACCTGGCGCTGGACGATTTCGGCCACGCCCATTTCTCGTTGGCGACCTGCCGCAAGCTGGGCCTGGACCAGATGCGCATCGACGCCGGCTTTGTGCGCAATATCGGCACGGTGGAAGGCGGCAGCGATATGGTGGCCGCCATCGTCCACTTGGCACGCGCGCTCGGCATGAAAGTACTGGCACTGGGCGTGCAAAATCAAAGCCAGTTGGCCGTGCTGCGGACCGTGGATTGCGAGCAGTATCAGGGCGAGCTGTTCTGCCCCCCATTGCCGGCGCAGGAAGTGCTGCCCGCCTTGTATTTGAACGGACATACCCCTTTAGCCCAAGAGGATTTCGTCAATGAATGA
- a CDS encoding prolyl oligopeptidase family serine peptidase, whose amino-acid sequence MHAYRKLAGSMVLGLAAAGAQAQQADPYQWLEEVGGDKPMAWVKDQNAAALKELEARPQFPALQARLKTILNSKERIPFVKKYGSHYYNFWKDEQHVRGIWRRTTLEQFQKAEPEWETIIDLDKLAEVEKENWVWAGVNCLYPKGERCLVSLSRGGGDAQVLREYDVGQRAFVADGFALPEAKSDVAWIDQDTVFVATDFGPDSMTTSGYPRIIKEWKRGTPLNSARQLYDAKPEDLAAGAYKDFTPGYEAQFITRQIGFYSSELFLYEGGQLKKVPKPDDANAYTVRDQLMIELRSEWKVEGKTYPQGALLATDFRRFMQGGRQFEVLFTPSPTRSLDGVTVTRSALLLNELENVKNRLVELKHVDGKWQRRAVEAPAFGTLEAAALDPVESDQYFLTVTDFLNPATLYLAQAGSDKRQALKSMPAFFDAKPYTVKQFEARSKDGTKVPYFVVMNKNAKLDGKNPAVLYGYGGFEVSLKPFYSGVTGEAWLKHGGVYVLANIRGGGEFGPRWHQAALKENRQRAFDDFIAVAQDLAKRKVSSPRHLGIMGGSNGGLLVGAVLTQRPDLFNAVVCQVPLLDMRRYSRLLAGASWMGEYGDPDDPAQWAYISKYSPYQNVSKDKHYPRTLFTTSTRDDRVHPGHARKMVARMKEQGHDVLYWENTEGGHAGAANNDQQAQMWALTYTFLLNQLK is encoded by the coding sequence ATGCACGCATACCGGAAACTGGCTGGCAGCATGGTACTGGGCCTGGCCGCCGCCGGCGCCCAGGCGCAACAGGCCGACCCCTATCAATGGCTGGAAGAAGTCGGCGGCGACAAGCCCATGGCTTGGGTCAAGGACCAGAATGCCGCCGCCCTGAAAGAGCTGGAAGCCCGCCCCCAGTTCCCGGCCCTCCAGGCGCGCCTGAAAACCATCCTCAATTCCAAGGAACGCATCCCCTTCGTCAAGAAGTACGGCAGCCATTACTACAATTTCTGGAAGGATGAGCAGCATGTGCGCGGCATCTGGCGCCGCACCACGCTGGAACAGTTCCAGAAGGCCGAACCGGAATGGGAAACCATCATCGACCTCGACAAGCTGGCCGAGGTGGAGAAGGAAAACTGGGTCTGGGCCGGCGTCAACTGCCTCTATCCAAAGGGCGAGCGCTGCCTGGTCTCGCTCTCGCGCGGCGGCGGCGACGCCCAGGTGCTGCGCGAATACGATGTCGGCCAGCGCGCCTTCGTGGCGGACGGTTTCGCCCTGCCCGAAGCCAAGAGCGATGTGGCGTGGATCGACCAGGACACGGTCTTCGTCGCCACCGACTTCGGTCCCGATTCGATGACCACCTCCGGCTACCCGCGCATCATCAAGGAATGGAAGCGCGGCACCCCGCTCAACAGCGCGCGCCAGTTGTACGACGCCAAGCCCGAGGATCTGGCCGCCGGCGCCTACAAAGACTTCACGCCCGGCTACGAAGCCCAGTTCATCACGCGCCAGATCGGTTTCTACAGCAGCGAACTGTTCCTGTATGAAGGCGGCCAGCTGAAAAAAGTGCCGAAGCCGGACGACGCCAATGCCTACACCGTGCGCGACCAGTTGATGATCGAGCTGCGCTCGGAGTGGAAGGTCGAGGGCAAGACCTATCCGCAAGGCGCGCTGCTGGCCACCGATTTCCGCCGCTTCATGCAGGGCGGACGCCAATTTGAAGTGCTGTTCACGCCCTCGCCCACGCGCTCGCTGGACGGCGTGACCGTCACCCGCAGCGCCCTGCTGCTGAACGAACTGGAGAACGTCAAGAACCGCCTGGTGGAACTCAAGCACGTGGACGGCAAGTGGCAGCGCCGCGCCGTCGAAGCGCCCGCCTTCGGCACGCTGGAAGCGGCCGCCCTCGACCCGGTCGAATCGGACCAGTACTTCCTGACCGTGACCGACTTCCTGAATCCGGCCACGCTCTACCTGGCCCAGGCCGGCAGCGACAAGCGCCAGGCCCTGAAATCCATGCCGGCCTTCTTCGACGCCAAGCCTTACACCGTCAAGCAGTTCGAGGCGCGCTCCAAGGACGGCACTAAAGTGCCGTACTTCGTGGTCATGAACAAGAATGCCAAGCTGGATGGCAAGAATCCCGCCGTGCTGTATGGCTATGGCGGCTTTGAAGTCTCGCTCAAGCCCTTCTACAGCGGCGTCACGGGCGAGGCCTGGCTCAAGCATGGCGGCGTGTATGTGCTGGCCAATATCCGTGGCGGCGGCGAGTTCGGCCCGCGCTGGCACCAGGCGGCGCTGAAGGAAAACCGCCAGCGCGCCTTCGACGACTTCATCGCCGTGGCCCAGGATCTGGCCAAGCGCAAGGTCAGCAGCCCGCGCCACCTCGGCATCATGGGCGGCAGCAATGGCGGCCTGCTGGTGGGCGCGGTGCTGACCCAGCGTCCGGACCTGTTCAACGCCGTCGTCTGCCAGGTGCCGCTGCTCGATATGCGCCGCTACAGCCGCCTGCTGGCCGGCGCCTCCTGGATGGGTGAATACGGCGATCCGGACGATCCGGCGCAATGGGCGTATATCAGCAAGTATTCGCCCTACCAGAATGTGTCGAAGGACAAGCACTACCCGCGCACCCTGTTTACCACCTCGACCCGCGACGACCGCGTCCATCCCGGCCATGCGCGCAAGATGGTGGCGCGCATGAAGGAACAGGGCCACGATGTGCTGTACTGGGAAAATACCGAAGGCGGCCACGCGGGCGCCGCCAACAACGACCAGCAGGCCCAGATGTGGGCGCTGACCTACACCTTCCTGCTGAACCAGTTGAAATAA
- a CDS encoding CehA/McbA family metallohydrolase: MRETGAAKPLLAALLACSLLAPAAAGQGAADHHEFEAALSAPFLGGKAGARPLHLRFRYPGAASKQRLRWQLDLLDQRGRSLRRWQGQAVLHGAELWLNPAWEAGRASNAAAARLPAGLYHLRLRAAPEPPVRAARGKAASQALQAWRAEQAIEQNWPIAIGQPPALRIAGGKALPLAGQAAAAAPAADSAGKPLAELPSAERPYTVYLGNLHSQTGHSDGGGELPGCHGAQEPQSAAAGPAQAFAYAREHGLDFLMTSEHNHMYDGSDGSDPNADAVRARRLYQSGLEQAAAFNAAHPGFLGIYGMEWGVISKGGHLNIFNSPELLGWERNGAGELMADTFTAKGDYASLYQLMRERGWIGQFNHPGDSQFRIGGQAFAFSSDGEQAMVLCEVMNSSAFSSRSDEQESHLSNYEERCRGLLEAGYHLAFSSNQDNHCANWGASYSNRTGVLLPAGDSLTLGNLVTALRQRRVFATMDKGSQLVFSANGHLMGERFDNSGPLQFQLSYASSSGRSPVRVEIFEGVPGQKASTRLLAQDQDAPTITPAPGQHFYYVRLTQDDGKQLWSAPLWVSQQAPP, translated from the coding sequence GTGCGGGAAACCGGCGCGGCCAAGCCGCTGTTGGCCGCCCTGCTCGCTTGCAGCTTGCTGGCTCCTGCCGCCGCCGGGCAAGGCGCGGCCGACCACCATGAATTCGAGGCGGCGCTGAGCGCCCCCTTCCTCGGTGGCAAGGCCGGTGCGCGGCCGCTGCATCTGCGCTTCCGCTATCCTGGCGCGGCGTCCAAACAGCGCCTGCGCTGGCAGCTCGACCTGCTCGACCAGCGCGGCCGCAGCCTGCGCCGCTGGCAGGGCCAGGCGGTCCTGCACGGTGCGGAACTGTGGCTTAATCCCGCCTGGGAAGCGGGCCGGGCAAGCAATGCCGCGGCAGCGCGGCTGCCGGCCGGTCTCTATCATCTGCGCCTGCGCGCGGCCCCCGAGCCGCCGGTGCGCGCCGCACGCGGCAAGGCGGCATCGCAGGCGCTCCAGGCGTGGCGGGCGGAACAGGCCATCGAGCAAAACTGGCCCATCGCCATCGGCCAACCACCGGCGCTGCGCATCGCGGGCGGCAAGGCGTTGCCGCTGGCCGGCCAGGCGGCGGCCGCGGCGCCCGCCGCAGACAGCGCCGGCAAGCCACTGGCCGAGCTGCCCAGCGCAGAACGTCCCTACACCGTCTACCTCGGCAATCTGCACAGCCAGACCGGCCACAGCGACGGCGGCGGCGAGCTGCCCGGCTGCCATGGCGCGCAGGAACCGCAAAGCGCGGCAGCCGGTCCGGCGCAAGCCTTTGCCTATGCGCGCGAGCACGGCCTGGACTTTCTTATGACGTCCGAGCATAACCATATGTATGACGGTTCCGACGGCAGCGATCCGAACGCCGATGCGGTCCGCGCGCGCCGGCTTTACCAGAGCGGACTGGAGCAGGCGGCGGCATTCAACGCCGCCCATCCCGGCTTTCTCGGCATCTACGGCATGGAATGGGGCGTCATCAGCAAGGGCGGCCACCTGAACATTTTCAACAGCCCCGAGCTGCTCGGATGGGAGCGCAATGGCGCGGGCGAACTGATGGCCGACACCTTCACCGCCAAAGGCGATTACGCCAGCCTGTACCAGTTGATGCGCGAGCGCGGCTGGATAGGCCAATTCAACCATCCCGGCGACAGCCAGTTCCGCATCGGCGGCCAGGCTTTCGCCTTCAGCAGCGACGGCGAGCAAGCCATGGTCTTGTGCGAGGTGATGAACAGCTCGGCCTTCTCCAGCCGCAGCGATGAACAGGAGAGCCACCTCAGCAACTATGAAGAGCGTTGCCGCGGACTGCTGGAGGCAGGCTACCACCTGGCGTTCAGCAGCAACCAGGACAACCACTGCGCCAACTGGGGCGCGTCCTACAGCAACCGCACCGGCGTGCTGCTGCCCGCCGGCGACAGCCTGACGCTGGGCAATCTCGTCACCGCCCTGCGCCAGCGCCGCGTCTTTGCCACCATGGACAAGGGCAGCCAGCTGGTTTTCAGCGCCAACGGCCATCTGATGGGCGAGCGTTTCGACAACAGCGGGCCGCTGCAATTCCAGCTCAGCTACGCCAGCAGCAGCGGCCGCAGTCCCGTGCGGGTGGAAATCTTTGAAGGCGTACCCGGCCAAAAAGCCAGCACGCGCCTGCTGGCCCAGGACCAGGATGCCCCCACCATCACGCCCGCCCCCGGCCAACACTTTTACTACGTCCGCCTGACCCAGGACGATGGCAAGCAGCTCTGGTCGGCGCCGCTCTGGGTCAGCCAGCAAGCCCCGCCCTGA